One genomic window of Fimbriimonadia bacterium includes the following:
- the trpD gene encoding anthranilate phosphoribosyltransferase — translation MQSLEPYLQAVVDGQSLSVEEARAAMGVIMDGEAPPTQIAGFLVALRMKGETGEEVAGFAQAMRDKVMPVRTTRQPLVDTCGTGGDGFKTFNISTAAAFIAAGTGVAIAKHGNRAITSACGSADVLEALGAKLDLSVEREVEALESIGIAFLFAPNHHPAMRHATPVRRELRLRTVFNILGPLTNPAGARRQVMGVYDPSLVGLVADALAYLGVDRAVVFHGEPGMDEVSVVGTTRYAVIEGNNVRHGEWQPEDLGLRRVRPEEIAAGDGVATNAKLLTEAISEVTSPLSEAAVATAGAALWAAGESDVRTGVERARDSVASGAAARKLEEYIRFTNEHS, via the coding sequence ATGCAGTCGCTGGAGCCTTATCTGCAAGCCGTGGTGGACGGGCAATCGCTCAGTGTCGAGGAGGCGCGCGCCGCGATGGGTGTGATCATGGACGGCGAGGCGCCACCGACGCAGATCGCTGGCTTCTTAGTCGCCTTGCGCATGAAGGGCGAAACGGGCGAGGAAGTCGCCGGCTTCGCGCAGGCAATGCGCGACAAGGTCATGCCGGTGAGAACCACTCGCCAGCCACTGGTGGATACGTGTGGCACGGGTGGCGATGGGTTCAAAACGTTCAACATCTCCACTGCCGCAGCGTTCATCGCTGCGGGGACGGGCGTGGCGATCGCCAAACACGGCAATCGGGCCATCACGAGCGCTTGCGGCAGCGCCGATGTGCTGGAGGCGCTGGGTGCAAAGCTCGACCTTAGCGTGGAGCGCGAGGTCGAGGCGCTCGAGAGCATCGGCATCGCGTTTCTGTTCGCACCGAACCACCATCCGGCGATGCGGCACGCAACACCGGTTCGGCGGGAACTCCGCCTGCGGACGGTGTTCAACATCTTGGGCCCTCTCACCAATCCTGCAGGAGCCAGACGGCAGGTGATGGGAGTGTACGACCCGTCTCTGGTTGGGCTCGTGGCCGACGCGCTGGCCTACCTCGGGGTGGACCGGGCCGTGGTGTTCCATGGGGAGCCGGGCATGGACGAGGTGTCGGTGGTGGGTACGACCCGCTACGCGGTTATTGAGGGGAACAACGTTCGTCACGGAGAGTGGCAGCCGGAGGACCTGGGGTTGCGACGCGTGCGGCCCGAGGAGATCGCGGCCGGTGACGGTGTGGCGACCAACGCGAAGCTTCTTACCGAAGCCATCAGCGAAGTTACAAGCCCCCTCTCTGAAGCAGCCGTCGCCACGGCGGGCGCGGCACTGTGGGCTGCGGGTGAAAGCGATGTGCGCACGGGTGTCGAGAGGGCGAGGGATTCGGTGGCATCGGGGGCGGCGGCGCGGAAGCTAGAGGAGTACATCCGTTTCACCAATGAGCATTCTTGA
- a CDS encoding S-methyl-5'-thioadenosine phosphorylase, with protein sequence MSKAQIGVFGGSGFYSLLEDVQEAKIDTPYGPPSDSVMLAEVGGKRVAFLPRHGRHHSIPPHRINYRANLWAMKSLGVTRIISPCAAGSLQPNVKPGEFVLCDQFVDRTSGRADTFFDGPITTHVSPADTYCPEMRSLATEVIRSHGIGLHEQGTVVVIQGPRFSTKAESRWFSAAGWEVINMTQYPEAYLARELGMCVLNISLITDYDCGLHEAGIEPVTAEEVVRVFNENSARIKQVVLDLIGRIPPERAACACAKVHAFSRGDGASASDADVRLV encoded by the coding sequence TTGTCCAAGGCGCAGATCGGGGTGTTCGGTGGATCCGGCTTCTACTCGCTGTTGGAGGATGTGCAGGAAGCCAAGATTGACACTCCTTACGGACCCCCTAGCGACAGTGTCATGCTGGCGGAGGTAGGCGGCAAGCGGGTGGCGTTCCTTCCTCGTCACGGTCGGCACCACAGCATTCCCCCGCACCGGATCAACTATCGGGCCAACCTGTGGGCGATGAAGTCGCTGGGTGTAACCCGCATCATCAGTCCCTGTGCAGCAGGCAGTCTACAGCCGAATGTCAAGCCAGGCGAGTTCGTGCTATGTGACCAGTTCGTAGACCGCACGTCTGGTCGCGCTGACACCTTTTTCGACGGCCCTATCACCACCCATGTCAGCCCCGCAGACACCTATTGTCCGGAGATGCGCTCACTGGCAACGGAGGTGATTCGATCTCATGGCATCGGGCTGCACGAGCAGGGAACGGTGGTAGTGATTCAGGGTCCGCGTTTCAGCACGAAGGCCGAGAGCCGGTGGTTCTCCGCCGCCGGGTGGGAAGTGATCAACATGACCCAGTACCCCGAGGCATACCTGGCTCGAGAGCTGGGTATGTGTGTGCTAAACATCTCGCTCATCACCGATTACGATTGCGGCTTGCACGAGGCGGGCATCGAACCTGTGACTGCAGAAGAGGTGGTTCGTGTATTCAATGAGAACTCGGCGCGGATCAAGCAAGTGGTATTGGACTTGATCGGTCGAATCCCGCCAGAGAGAGCGGCATGCGCCTGTGCCAAGGTGCATGCCTTCAGTCGTGGCGACGGTGCATCGGCTTCAGACGCAGACGTACGACTAGTGTGA
- a CDS encoding phosphoribosylanthranilate isomerase, which produces MTRVKICGITRIEDALAAIEMGAHALGFVLEPSSPRYVGERGDLLQAIASLPPFVSTVAVYGIRGAGRGDWEEAVSATQAVEGESAKPLLRTLRLQSEADLARIAEAARHAAALVLDAFHPEQMGGTGQPVDWSLAAQVRELSPVPVILAGGLTPENVAEAAYVVRPYAVDVSSGVESEPGLKDHRKIEAFIRAVALI; this is translated from the coding sequence ATGACCCGCGTAAAGATCTGCGGTATCACGCGGATCGAAGATGCTCTGGCAGCGATCGAGATGGGCGCGCACGCGTTGGGGTTCGTGCTAGAGCCGTCGAGCCCTCGCTATGTCGGGGAACGAGGCGATCTGCTGCAGGCGATCGCGAGCCTTCCGCCATTCGTATCCACCGTCGCAGTCTACGGGATTCGGGGAGCCGGGCGCGGCGACTGGGAAGAGGCGGTCTCGGCAACGCAGGCCGTCGAGGGCGAGTCGGCCAAGCCGCTGTTGCGCACGCTGAGGTTGCAATCGGAGGCCGACCTAGCCCGAATCGCTGAAGCCGCTCGCCACGCCGCCGCGTTGGTGCTGGATGCTTTTCATCCGGAGCAGATGGGCGGAACGGGGCAACCCGTGGATTGGTCGCTCGCTGCACAGGTTCGAGAGCTTAGTCCGGTGCCCGTCATCTTGGCAGGAGGTCTGACGCCGGAGAACGTAGCAGAGGCCGCGTACGTCGTGCGGCCTTACGCGGTGGATGTGTCCTCCGGCGTCGAGAGCGAACCTGGCTTGAAAGATCATCGCAAAATCGAGGCTTTCATCCGGGCTGTAGCCCTGATTTAG
- a CDS encoding 16S rRNA (guanine(527)-N(7))-methyltransferase RsmG yields the protein MVVCPLNLDELRTGAEILGFPLDGVAVERFELLAARLYEANAVQNLTRVPPGEFVERHALESLHPLWALGGKAEGPVVDVGCGAGFPGLPVKIVRPGLDITLNDSHGKALVFVQRVVEEMGLEGVTVLNARAEEAAHDPTHRERYGLALCRAVGRVTVSAELLAGFVRIGGYAVPHRTAHDEPMPAEALASLGLEQEDVRSRGTLCYPLWRKKRPTPSDRPLPWHRIKRLGQ from the coding sequence ATGGTAGTTTGCCCTCTGAACCTGGACGAACTTCGAACGGGTGCGGAGATCCTCGGGTTCCCCCTCGATGGAGTGGCAGTCGAACGATTCGAGCTACTCGCCGCACGCCTCTACGAGGCGAATGCGGTGCAGAACCTCACCCGGGTACCGCCAGGGGAGTTCGTGGAACGCCATGCATTGGAGTCGCTCCACCCCCTTTGGGCTCTGGGTGGTAAGGCCGAGGGGCCGGTGGTGGACGTCGGGTGCGGCGCGGGGTTTCCAGGCCTTCCCGTGAAGATCGTCCGGCCCGGTCTCGACATCACACTTAACGATTCCCACGGCAAGGCGTTGGTGTTCGTCCAGCGCGTGGTAGAGGAGATGGGTTTGGAGGGGGTCACGGTGCTGAACGCGAGGGCCGAAGAGGCTGCGCACGATCCGACGCATCGTGAGCGCTACGGCCTCGCACTGTGCCGGGCCGTGGGTAGGGTGACTGTCTCCGCCGAGCTGCTCGCAGGCTTCGTGCGGATCGGCGGCTACGCAGTACCGCACCGCACCGCCCACGACGAGCCGATGCCTGCCGAGGCGCTGGCGTCGCTCGGGTTGGAGCAAGAGGATGTGCGCTCGCGCGGGACGCTGTGCTACCCGCTGTGGCGCAAGAAGAGGCCGACCCCCTCCGACCGGCCCCTTCCGTGGCATCGTATCAAACGCCTCGGTCAGTAG
- a CDS encoding sigma-70 family RNA polymerase sigma factor — MHVIADSDFERLLTAILDRAYGVALRMARGTAEAELLLSETIAEAVRRYPKDAPGPAFGLWFYRLLVEAFTKSRARRLREAKQPEAEEATELFLYHETQRLGMHSQSRDPAAVLLSKLRPEQIAAAVEALPDDYRVLCALFLYEDLRYVELAAILGVTPSVARSRLHRGRNMLQRTLWRVAVESGAIQEPATRNLA; from the coding sequence ATGCACGTCATAGCCGACAGCGATTTCGAGAGGCTGCTGACGGCAATATTGGACCGTGCCTATGGGGTTGCCCTGCGGATGGCGCGAGGCACAGCGGAAGCGGAGCTCCTCCTCAGCGAGACCATCGCCGAGGCTGTCCGCCGCTACCCGAAAGATGCGCCGGGACCAGCGTTCGGCCTTTGGTTCTACCGCCTTCTAGTCGAGGCCTTCACGAAGTCACGCGCTCGAAGGCTGCGCGAGGCCAAACAGCCGGAAGCCGAGGAAGCGACCGAGCTATTCCTCTATCACGAAACGCAGCGCCTGGGCATGCACTCGCAGTCCAGGGATCCGGCAGCGGTCCTTCTGTCCAAGCTCCGGCCCGAGCAGATTGCGGCGGCGGTCGAGGCTCTGCCGGATGACTACCGTGTGCTTTGCGCACTGTTCCTCTACGAAGACCTGCGGTACGTGGAGCTGGCGGCCATCCTCGGCGTCACGCCGAGCGTCGCGCGCAGTCGGCTGCACCGCGGGCGCAACATGCTGCAGCGGACTCTGTGGCGCGTGGCGGTCGAGTCCGGTGCGATTCAGGAACCCGCGACGAGGAATCTCGCATGA
- a CDS encoding zf-HC2 domain-containing protein codes for MSDTTFFTCEETFRRMKDYVDRELPAAEVALVEMHLKACGACASEYRFEQTLLREMRAKLRSVPTPPDAITRLLRGASNPKEPRE; via the coding sequence ATGAGCGACACCACCTTCTTCACTTGCGAAGAGACGTTCCGCCGCATGAAGGACTACGTGGACCGCGAGCTGCCCGCCGCGGAAGTCGCGCTCGTAGAGATGCATCTCAAGGCTTGTGGCGCCTGCGCGAGCGAGTATCGGTTCGAGCAGACCCTGCTGCGGGAGATGCGGGCCAAGCTTCGATCCGTGCCGACCCCTCCGGACGCCATCACACGCCTGCTTCGTGGTGCCTCCAACCCCAAAGAGCCGCGCGAGTAG
- the trpC gene encoding indole-3-glycerol phosphate synthase TrpC: protein MSILEQILENKRQEVITRKLLVPVADMILRAEDAPRPRGFAKAIADHPSKPALIAEVKKASPSKGVIREDFDPERIAEAYERGGASCISVLTDERYFQGRLEYLTRVKEAVSLPVLCKDFILEPYQIYEAVVAGADAILLIARAFRNDPDALADLIWTAIEYDLDTLVEVHDAEDLRLVEGCRFDMLGINNRDLDTFHTDLAVTERLAGVAPRDALIVAESGIETHEDLRRLSRSGVSAILVGESLMRQPDVEAATRKLLGR, encoded by the coding sequence ATGAGCATTCTTGAGCAGATCCTGGAAAACAAGCGGCAGGAAGTCATCACGCGAAAGCTGCTCGTGCCGGTCGCAGATATGATCCTGCGCGCTGAGGATGCACCCCGTCCGCGAGGCTTTGCCAAAGCAATAGCCGATCATCCCTCGAAACCAGCGTTGATCGCAGAGGTGAAGAAGGCATCGCCCTCGAAAGGGGTCATCCGGGAGGACTTCGACCCCGAACGGATTGCCGAGGCCTATGAGCGAGGAGGCGCCTCGTGCATCAGCGTGCTGACCGATGAGCGGTACTTTCAGGGGCGGCTCGAGTACCTGACACGCGTGAAGGAAGCAGTGTCCCTACCGGTTCTGTGCAAGGACTTCATCCTCGAGCCGTATCAAATCTATGAGGCCGTGGTGGCGGGAGCGGATGCGATCCTTCTGATCGCGCGGGCCTTTCGCAACGACCCCGACGCGCTCGCGGACCTCATCTGGACGGCTATCGAGTACGACCTCGACACTCTCGTCGAGGTGCACGACGCGGAGGATCTCCGGCTTGTCGAGGGCTGCCGGTTCGACATGCTGGGCATCAACAATCGCGACCTCGACACGTTCCATACCGACTTGGCAGTGACCGAGCGGCTAGCCGGAGTGGCACCTCGTGATGCACTTATCGTCGCGGAGAGCGGGATCGAGACGCACGAGGACCTACGGCGACTGTCTCGGTCCGGTGTGTCGGCCATACTGGTCGGCGAGTCGCTGATGCGACAGCCCGACGTGGAAGCCGCCACCAGGAAACTGTTGGGCCGATGA